The Ananas comosus cultivar F153 linkage group 4, ASM154086v1, whole genome shotgun sequence region CAGCCAAGAGAATTTTGGTCCTGTAAAAGGATAGTTTGGCCCGAAGTTGCAAAATCAAGGAACAAGTGGATTTTTGTTTTGCAACAAGGCAGATCCAGATATCTTATACATCAAAAGCTCATTCACCTGCATATTATAGTGATTCGTGCGTGACTCATCTAGGAATTGGACAATAATTCAAAGCCGGTTCGCCTGTGGTAGAGGCTGGAGCAAGCATCTTCCTCTCTACAGATAAGAAGCGGTTGGACCCTCCTGTGCTTTCGATGGATCTCATATACTCCGAGGCATTGTTCTCGATTATTAAGGCGTCCTCGAGCTCCCTGACGATATCCGACATACTTGGACGGAAGGTCGCGAAGGGCTCTGTACATGCCAAGGCAGCCTCTACCACTCTCCACATTGATTCTGAGTGGTATTGACTCTTAATGGTCGGATCCACGATTTCTTCGATCCTTGACTCTCTTATAAACGGTTTTGCCTAGACCAAAAAATGTTCAAAGGTTAGTGATGATGATCATTAAAAGGTAGTATTTCATATTTGATATTTTCTGTAATTGTACAGTGATTTTCTTCAACTCTAGTTTATTATGTATGAGGTGAAAATACGATATGAATTACTGCTGGATAAAAGTTGGACATGACATCAAGGTATTTCCATACAATGCCGGAATAAATTATCCAGTGATAACCTAAGCGATATGTCTAATTACTAATTACAAGCTAGGAGTTTGGCTTTAATTCCTTGAGAAGTCTCGGCAGCCATGATTTGAAAGTGTAACGTGTATTTCACCGACGAGGTGATCTATCTTATTATGAGAAAATGACTTGAAGACCAGACGTGGTATGCCTTTCGAGACACTAGATTACCCTGCTCATCTAACGAATACTACAAACTCCGTAAATATATAAAGGAGATAGGCCCAGTAAGATGTTCATGCAGACAATATACTCAGTAAGTAGAAAGAACTACGCCAAAACTAAGCTCAGCAAACAAAACTAGCTCTGTGTTTCAgaatcttaaaattttgatagtataCTCAGGAGTAGAAGGATGTAATCTGTTGAAATCATACCCATTCAACTAAGCTCCACTCATTTCGCGGCCTGTGAATGTTGAGAGGCTCCCTTCCTGTTACAATTTCTAAAAGAACGACACCAAAACTAAACACATCACTTTTGGCTGATAGCTGCTGGGTCGAATAATACCTGCAACAAGAGAAAATTCTTCAGCATGCATTCCACTGTGATGCTCAAGTTGTtcagtataaaaattttaaatcaatatttACAATTTTAGGAAGCACTTGGTTGCGCATTTCCGTAGAAACTCTTGAACTAATggaattaaagaacaaagatgCCTTTATCAGCATAAATCAGGATGAAGTCATGGCTGATTTCAACGTGTTTTTGAAATGACGAAAAGAAACGACAACAAAGCATCAATGTACGGGAAAAGTCAATGATTGCTTTTACAAACCCATCTAACTAACTTTGTAGCCAAATCCAGGCCTTAATCTCTCCGTTCATATCTTCATCCCTACTATGATTAGTAAGCCTCGAATACCTACATGAAAGACTAGTAGTTTGACCACATGGTCCACATCATGGCTTATTAAAAAGCCCAAGCTATCAAGTATGCGGAAATCACCTTTGGGCAAGGGCAACCTATTTTCATCTCCAAGGTTATAATGCACTCACGAGGGCACAAGcatgcataaataaatatacatagACGGGGTAACTATAACCtgtttgttggcttaaatgggccagcatcctgccctgtggcgggaggccgggttgggccgaatcacattcgaaatggtgtgaggctaggtgggccaagtcatgttcgaagtggcgtgaggttggTTGGGCTGTGTCACAATTGAAACTCGTAGGCGCTGTATCTGtatactttaagtgaattggttgcatatttctaacagctcgagcttttgggattaatggttaacgCCAATGATCCGACAAGTGCTATTAAAGCCAGAgatcacgggttcgattcccgcatgctgcaaatgtgtgcagatGCTAGAGGgcggattgttggcttaaatgggccagcatcttgccccgtggcgtgaggctgggtgggctcgagcttttgggattaatggttagcgccaacgatccgacaagttaATGTTATTGTAAGTGTCGCAAAATAAATCAAAACATATAAAATGGTATTTATCGCTAAGCACCAGAAGACTTTACTTTCGGTTAGTTAATAAGCAGTCTTCTTCATTAGCATAATTGAAGAGGTTTAATCAGTAGTAAGTGCAAGGAAAAATTCCACGACTGTTCAAATTTCAAGTGAAACATGAGTAAACTTACTCAGGGTCCAGGTATCCCGCAGTTCCTCTCACTTCCAGGGATGCTCCGCTGTCCCCTTCTTGAGGCGCATATTTTGAAAAACCGAAGTCGGTCACTTTGCCGATCATGCTATGATCTAGAAGAATGTTGCTAGATTTGACATCCCTGTGGATGATGCAGCGCCCAGCAAAATTGTGAAGGTACATCAAACCTGAATCATTTCATATAATGGAGTTGTCACCTTTTGCATTATCTCGATTTCTAACACAGCAGATGATATACGTAATGCGCCAAAAATGAACAATTTAAAGATAGTGAAATTCAGCATTTACAAATGCAAACTGGCATAGGACATCGTGCCTACAAATGCGAACTCAGAAAGGAAACACTATTCTTGGGGCTTAGGGTACTAGGACATGCTAAACAACGCACTTAGTTTCCAGGCCAAATAGAATTTCATATGAATCCTAGCCAGTATGGCAAGCTCCACTTGAATGCATTCACCCAAAGCACTGCACTAGCTGCATTCCTGATCacaagcaaaaaatatatccaCAAGGAGGCGGAACTCACCTTTAGCAGCACCAAGTGCAATAGACAGTCTAGTAGGCCAATCAAGCACTTTCCTTTTTGCTGCTTCACCTTTACATAAAAATTATTGCATTCAACGAAGAGGAAGTAAATGAAAAGGCCAGCTAAATCAGATAATATGTTAAACTAAGATGAGTACCATAAAGACGATCTTGTAGCGAACCATTGGACATGAATGGATAGACCAAGATTTGCTGATCATTCTCACAGCAATAGCCAAGAAGTGGGACCAAGTTGTCATGCTGAATGGTTGAGAGAATCCTTAACTGTAAAAATATTGAATGCGCTAGTTAGAAGAGCTT contains the following coding sequences:
- the LOC109708997 gene encoding nodulation receptor kinase-like; this translates as MALFLLLLLLMLLPITAYGGQMDVAKEVRYQLLERNPGNNMLEKWNGDPCLSPPWEGFYCLPQNGTFVIFKLDLSSKSLQGPIPTAIGYLTDLIELNLDNNNFTGSIPESFELLRKLSNLSINCNPSLSDQLPTGLSKRMNFTLNSRNCYDQEQTPPQRNNYTVGSIAGGSLACTFALGMFLTCFYRRVRPPAERGHPAIKNPVFSESIHDPTNPVVQQFPLQYIQNATENYKTLIGEGGFGVVYKGVLPHGQEVAVKVRSSSSTQGTREFNNELRILSTIQHDNLVPLLGYCCENDQQILVYPFMSNGSLQDRLYGEAAKRKVLDWPTRLSIALGAAKGLMYLHNFAGRCIIHRDVKSSNILLDHSMIGKVTDFGFSKYAPQEGDSGASLEVRGTAGYLDPEYYSTQQLSAKSDVFSFGVVLLEIVTGREPLNIHRPRNEWSLVEWAKPFIRESRIEEIVDPTIKSQYHSESMWRVVEAALACTEPFATFRPSMSDIVRELEDALIIENNASEYMRSIESTGGSNRFLSVERKMLAPASTTGEPALNYCPIPR